One Eubacteriales bacterium mix99 genomic window carries:
- a CDS encoding glycosyl hydrolase family 18 protein — translation MVIHRVSQGETLYGIAGVYGVPASSIAEVNGLSETEELVTGMELVIPVGDTINNQLLRVLQNRPSIETLGYLLPGAAAANLVRQIGPDLTYLGLFDFPVTETGEIQGTLDEDILTAANEVNTALLPVLTNNRAEEGFSPELGHSIIEAANRQNFIGNVLEMLDQYDLRGIIIDFENLNPEDRNLFTEFIGQLAQELHDDGKILILNLAPKWEDVPDASWSGFFDYSALGPLVDRAAIMTYEWGYISGPPQPTAPIENVRRVLAFALANNIPADKILMGMTLYGYNWELPDTPDNLATTVTQPQVWDLARRYGASIQFDETAGQPSLNYINDQGTEHEIWFEDARSHYLKYQLAMETGLRGVFYWIINQPFPGTYYMVTHLFTVEKL, via the coding sequence TTGGTCATCCACCGCGTATCACAGGGAGAAACATTATATGGAATAGCAGGAGTGTATGGGGTTCCCGCTTCTTCCATTGCAGAAGTCAACGGCCTGTCCGAAACAGAGGAGCTGGTAACCGGGATGGAGCTGGTCATACCGGTTGGGGACACCATAAACAACCAGCTGCTGCGGGTACTGCAGAACCGTCCCTCCATTGAAACCCTGGGCTATCTGCTTCCCGGGGCAGCTGCGGCCAATCTTGTCCGCCAGATCGGACCGGACCTTACTTATCTGGGATTGTTTGATTTTCCGGTTACCGAAACCGGAGAGATACAGGGCACATTGGATGAGGATATTCTGACAGCCGCCAATGAGGTAAACACAGCCCTGCTCCCCGTTCTGACCAACAATCGGGCAGAAGAAGGATTCAGTCCGGAACTGGGGCATTCTATCATAGAAGCCGCCAACCGGCAGAACTTTATCGGCAACGTCCTGGAAATGCTGGATCAATACGATTTAAGGGGCATTATCATCGACTTCGAAAACCTGAATCCGGAAGACAGGAACCTTTTTACGGAGTTTATCGGGCAACTGGCACAGGAACTCCATGACGACGGAAAAATCCTCATCCTGAACCTGGCCCCCAAGTGGGAGGATGTGCCGGATGCCTCCTGGTCGGGATTCTTTGATTACAGTGCCCTGGGGCCTTTGGTGGACCGGGCTGCGATTATGACCTATGAATGGGGATATATCAGCGGGCCGCCGCAGCCTACGGCCCCCATTGAAAACGTACGGAGAGTCCTGGCGTTTGCCCTTGCCAACAATATTCCGGCCGATAAAATACTGATGGGCATGACACTGTACGGATATAACTGGGAGCTCCCCGATACTCCGGATAACCTGGCAACCACAGTCACGCAGCCACAAGTATGGGATCTGGCAAGGAGATACGGCGCTTCCATCCAGTTTGATGAAACAGCCGGGCAGCCATCCCTGAACTACATCAACGATCAGGGGACAGAGCATGAAATCTGGTTTGAAGATGCCCGCAGCCATTATCTCAAATACCAGCTGGCCATGGAGACCGGCCTGCGCGGAGTGTTCTACTGGATCATCAATCAACCCTTCCCCGGTACCTACTATATGGTCACCCATCTGTTTACGGTGGAGAAGCTGTAA
- a CDS encoding ISLre2 family transposase encodes MYSIQDFNEFARKTENKVREFLREGKDLAELTLGLQEDLFELGRNILVETLEGMDEQLRKSGVRKNNWEIVRKDETGILTTFGTIKYNRTYFKPKSGGKRKYLVDELVGLKPHDRVSADVVINVVEEAIDSSYRKGGERAGYMDEISKQAVMDKIHNLEISEHEHKVDKKRDVRILYVEADEDHVSLQGEDDKSKIAMPRLVYVHEGVDPEKSSQTRTRLKNVKYFGGMYDESEDLWLEVIEYIDKQYNMDFIETIYLSGDGASWIKAGLDWIPKSKFVLDNFHLKKYMITATAHLNDGDIYQELKDALDWPDKDMVKDVFKKILKQTVSKTKRKAVKDARRYILNNWHGIEIKADKDHELIGCSAEGHISHVFSSRLSSRPKGWSEKGVARMSKLIVYKKNGGRIYDLVMAQKLKEKENRKHELQDELIKEVRKSSESRYAGSWSSSPTVITMGKKTGLFNEMRSMAGIRY; translated from the coding sequence ATGTACAGTATACAAGATTTTAACGAGTTTGCAAGAAAAACAGAAAATAAGGTAAGAGAATTTTTAAGGGAAGGTAAGGATCTGGCGGAACTGACTCTGGGGCTGCAGGAGGATCTGTTTGAACTTGGTCGGAATATACTGGTGGAGACTCTTGAGGGGATGGATGAACAGCTTCGAAAGTCCGGGGTCAGGAAAAACAATTGGGAGATTGTCAGGAAAGATGAGACAGGGATCTTAACGACCTTTGGAACGATCAAGTATAATAGAACGTATTTTAAGCCAAAGAGTGGTGGCAAAAGGAAATATCTCGTTGATGAGCTTGTTGGTCTTAAGCCACATGACAGAGTGAGTGCGGATGTGGTGATCAATGTGGTGGAAGAGGCCATAGACAGCAGCTACAGGAAAGGTGGAGAAAGAGCCGGATATATGGACGAAATAAGCAAGCAGGCTGTTATGGATAAAATACATAACCTTGAGATCAGCGAACATGAGCATAAGGTGGACAAGAAGAGGGATGTCAGGATACTGTATGTTGAAGCAGATGAAGATCATGTTTCCCTGCAGGGAGAAGACGATAAAAGCAAGATAGCTATGCCCAGGCTGGTTTATGTTCATGAAGGCGTAGATCCCGAAAAAAGCAGCCAAACAAGGACCAGGCTTAAAAACGTTAAATATTTTGGCGGCATGTATGATGAGAGCGAGGATCTGTGGCTGGAGGTCATAGAATATATAGACAAGCAGTACAACATGGATTTCATTGAAACCATATACCTTTCCGGGGATGGGGCATCATGGATTAAGGCCGGGCTTGACTGGATTCCCAAAAGCAAGTTTGTGCTGGACAATTTTCATCTTAAGAAATATATGATAACTGCGACTGCACACTTAAACGATGGAGACATCTATCAGGAGTTGAAGGATGCATTGGATTGGCCGGACAAGGACATGGTCAAGGATGTTTTCAAGAAGATCCTCAAACAAACGGTTTCCAAAACGAAGAGGAAGGCAGTTAAGGATGCCAGACGGTACATATTGAATAACTGGCATGGAATAGAAATAAAGGCTGATAAGGACCATGAACTGATAGGATGCAGTGCCGAAGGTCATATAAGCCATGTGTTTTCAAGCAGGCTAAGCAGCAGGCCTAAGGGATGGTCTGAAAAAGGTGTTGCCAGGATGTCCAAACTTATCGTATATAAGAAAAATGGTGGCAGGATCTATGACCTGGTTATGGCACAGAAGCTTAAGGAGAAGGAGAACAGGAAACATGAATTGCAGGATGAGTTAATCAAGGAAGTAAGGAAATCATCAGAAAGCAGATATGCTGGTTCATGGAGTAGCAGCCCAACTGTAATTACCATGGGGAAAAAGACAGGGCTGTTTAATGAGATGAGGAGTATGGCCGGAATACGCTATTAG
- a CDS encoding APC family permease yields the protein MKKTLSLWNYFTIGFGAIIGTGWVLLVGDWIILGGGPIGAIVAFLIGALFLLPIGAVFGELTSAIPISGGIVEYVDRTFGKNASYITGWFLVLGNGILCPWEAIAISTLISEMFGDLLPFLRSVKLYTILGADVYLIPTILAVAAAVYVILLNFKGASSAAKLQSFLTKALLTGMLVAMVISLIKGSPKNILPVFTRAMGPSASTKGTGLLSGILSVLVMTPFFYAGFDTIPQQAEEASEGLDWHKFGRVIGMALLASGIFYVICIYSFGTIIPWTKFVKASVPALACLKSINMILYVVMLCIATLGPMGPMNSFYGATSRILLAMGRKGQLPATFAKVDEKTGAPRTANAVLAILTLAGPFLGKKMLVPLTNVSALAFIFSCMMVSFACMKMRKTEPDLPRPYKVPGGKFGIALACIAGAIIVLLMILPFSPAALNSVEWSIVIGWLLIGMILMYISNKKGNKSQAA from the coding sequence ATGAAAAAGACACTCTCCCTGTGGAATTATTTTACCATCGGGTTTGGGGCCATCATCGGTACGGGGTGGGTCCTGTTGGTAGGAGACTGGATTATTCTGGGTGGAGGACCAATTGGAGCAATTGTAGCATTTTTAATAGGCGCCCTCTTCCTTTTGCCGATCGGCGCGGTTTTCGGTGAATTGACATCGGCCATTCCAATATCGGGCGGAATTGTGGAATATGTGGACCGTACCTTCGGGAAAAATGCTTCCTATATCACCGGTTGGTTTTTGGTCCTGGGAAACGGAATCCTTTGCCCGTGGGAGGCAATCGCAATTTCCACTCTTATTTCTGAAATGTTCGGAGACCTTCTGCCCTTTCTGCGCAGCGTAAAGCTGTATACCATCCTGGGAGCGGATGTATATCTGATTCCCACCATTCTGGCAGTGGCAGCAGCAGTCTATGTGATCCTGCTGAACTTCAAAGGGGCTTCCAGCGCTGCAAAGCTGCAGTCCTTCCTGACAAAGGCACTGCTGACCGGCATGCTGGTGGCAATGGTTATCTCCCTGATCAAGGGCAGCCCGAAGAACATACTGCCTGTATTCACCCGTGCCATGGGGCCTTCCGCTTCCACAAAGGGAACCGGTTTGCTCTCAGGAATTCTTTCTGTATTGGTGATGACCCCATTTTTCTATGCCGGATTTGACACCATCCCGCAGCAGGCGGAGGAAGCTTCCGAGGGACTGGACTGGCACAAATTCGGCAGGGTTATAGGTATGGCACTGCTTGCCTCCGGGATATTCTATGTGATCTGCATCTATTCGTTCGGCACCATTATCCCCTGGACAAAGTTCGTCAAGGCTTCCGTACCGGCACTGGCATGTCTGAAAAGCATCAACATGATTCTGTATGTAGTGATGCTGTGCATTGCCACATTGGGACCCATGGGACCGATGAACTCTTTCTACGGTGCCACATCCCGTATTCTGCTGGCCATGGGCCGAAAGGGGCAGCTGCCTGCCACTTTTGCCAAAGTGGATGAAAAAACAGGCGCTCCCAGGACAGCCAACGCTGTTTTGGCCATTCTGACACTGGCAGGGCCTTTCCTGGGTAAAAAAATGCTGGTTCCCCTTACCAATGTTTCGGCATTGGCCTTTATCTTTTCCTGCATGATGGTTTCCTTTGCGTGCATGAAAATGCGCAAAACCGAACCGGACCTGCCGCGGCCCTATAAAGTGCCCGGCGGGAAGTTTGGTATTGCCCTGGCCTGTATTGCAGGCGCCATCATCGTGCTGCTGATGATTCTGCCGTTCAGCCCGGCAGCTTTGAACAGTGTGGAATGGAGCATTGTAATCGGATGGCTTCTGATCGGAATGATCCTGATGTACATCAGCAACAAAAAGGGGAACAAGTCTCAGGCTGCATGA
- a CDS encoding amidohydrolase family protein encodes MSKIAFKNGLLIDGTGAEPIRNSLVLVDDKKIKYAGPAKKFGEDYKVVDISGKTIMPGLIDTHLHFSGNLTDNDSDWVLENPVQKTVVAVQQAHECLERGLTTVGEISRSGIAIRDMVEAGVMTGPRVVAAGLGFCRTCGHGDSHRLPSWYNDESHPWAERVDGPWDLRKAVRRRLRDNPDAIKIWSTGGGVWRWDQKLDQHYTLEEIQAVVDESNMVGIPVWSHAEGYGGALDSARAGVHLIIHGQALNDECLDIMSDKGIYFCPTIQFLNEWFKTYAPPYIPEVHDKYPGKTVAEKELNRVYANLRKARDKGIGLTIGSDSFCSSLTPYGITAIGEMYSFVERAGISEMDTIVSATKIGAEMLKVGDITGTLEENKSADLLVISGNPLNNIRSIAVNNMEVIMKEGAFVRRPQ; translated from the coding sequence ATGAGTAAAATTGCTTTTAAAAACGGTCTGCTGATTGACGGAACCGGCGCGGAACCCATCAGGAACTCTTTGGTCCTGGTGGACGACAAAAAGATAAAATACGCCGGACCGGCAAAAAAGTTTGGTGAGGATTACAAAGTCGTGGACATCAGCGGAAAAACGATTATGCCTGGATTAATTGATACGCATCTGCATTTCTCAGGCAATCTCACCGACAATGACAGCGACTGGGTGCTGGAAAACCCGGTTCAGAAAACCGTAGTGGCAGTACAGCAGGCCCATGAATGCCTGGAAAGAGGATTGACCACCGTAGGGGAGATCTCCCGCTCCGGAATTGCAATCCGGGACATGGTCGAAGCCGGCGTCATGACAGGCCCCAGAGTGGTTGCTGCAGGACTGGGATTCTGCCGAACCTGCGGACATGGCGATAGCCACAGATTACCCAGCTGGTACAACGATGAATCCCATCCGTGGGCAGAACGGGTGGATGGGCCCTGGGATCTGCGCAAGGCAGTACGCCGCAGGCTGCGGGACAATCCGGACGCCATCAAGATCTGGTCTACCGGCGGCGGTGTATGGCGTTGGGATCAGAAACTGGATCAGCACTACACCCTGGAAGAAATCCAGGCAGTCGTGGATGAGAGCAACATGGTAGGCATTCCGGTATGGAGCCATGCGGAGGGTTATGGCGGCGCACTGGATTCTGCCAGGGCAGGCGTTCATCTGATCATCCATGGACAGGCACTGAACGACGAATGCCTGGATATCATGTCGGACAAGGGAATTTATTTCTGCCCCACGATTCAGTTCCTGAACGAATGGTTCAAGACCTATGCCCCTCCTTATATTCCTGAGGTGCACGACAAATACCCCGGAAAGACCGTGGCAGAAAAAGAATTGAACCGGGTCTATGCCAACCTGCGCAAAGCCAGGGATAAGGGCATCGGACTGACCATCGGCTCCGATTCCTTCTGCTCCAGCCTGACACCTTACGGCATCACAGCAATCGGAGAAATGTATTCGTTCGTGGAGCGGGCCGGCATTTCCGAAATGGATACCATCGTTTCTGCAACCAAAATCGGTGCCGAAATGTTGAAAGTCGGCGATATCACCGGCACATTGGAAGAGAATAAATCCGCCGATCTTCTGGTCATCAGCGGAAATCCTCTGAACAATATCCGTTCCATTGCCGTGAACAATATGGAAGTTATCATGAAGGAAGGGGCTTTTGTCCGCAGGCCTCAATAA
- a CDS encoding DJ-1/PfpI family protein, giving the protein MTMKAIVFLADGFEEVEALTTVDYLRRAGIEVDTVSIARSREVKGAHDISVWADQTMDGIEGIGSFDGVIIPGGMPGASNLRDDARVINIVKKAYENHKLVAAICAGPIVLKKAGIMEGKKITSYPGFEKQLSGGIYQEQSVVRDGNLITARGPALAVDFAVEIVTYLLGEKKARKLKDGILYQVS; this is encoded by the coding sequence ATGACAATGAAGGCTATTGTGTTTCTTGCAGATGGATTTGAGGAAGTGGAGGCCCTGACAACGGTGGATTATTTACGGCGGGCGGGGATTGAAGTGGATACCGTATCCATTGCCCGGAGCAGGGAAGTAAAAGGCGCGCATGATATTTCCGTGTGGGCGGATCAGACCATGGATGGGATCGAAGGGATCGGATCCTTTGACGGAGTCATCATCCCCGGAGGAATGCCCGGAGCCTCCAATCTGCGGGATGATGCGCGGGTAATCAACATCGTGAAGAAAGCATATGAAAATCACAAACTGGTCGCTGCCATCTGTGCCGGTCCCATTGTCCTGAAGAAAGCCGGAATCATGGAAGGAAAAAAGATTACCTCCTACCCCGGATTTGAAAAACAGCTGTCCGGCGGAATTTATCAGGAACAAAGTGTGGTTCGGGACGGCAATCTCATTACGGCAAGGGGTCCGGCACTGGCTGTGGATTTTGCGGTGGAAATCGTAACGTATCTTCTGGGAGAGAAGAAGGCCAGGAAGCTGAAGGACGGGATATTGTACCAGGTGTCATAA
- a CDS encoding ABC transporter permease: MKYLVKRNLLIFFRDRGSVFFSLLGVLIIIGLYVLFLGDIMVKDLGDLPGARFLMDSWIMSGLLAVTPVTTSLGAMGVVIEDKKYGMYKDFAASPIKRNVLYGGYLISGFLISLILSLVTFFLAEIYIVIYGGELLAAAAAGKALAMILLTTASSGIMMFYMVSWFKSVNTFSAASTVIGTLMGFLTGIYIPVGALPSSIQTVVKLFPPSHAAVLFRRIMMEQAERITFAGAPAENLEAFHLELGAAFQVGKKVLSPAASLIYILIFSGLFLILTMIKITRKER; this comes from the coding sequence ATGAAATATCTGGTCAAGCGCAATTTGCTGATTTTTTTCCGGGACAGGGGCAGCGTGTTTTTCTCCCTTCTTGGCGTTTTGATTATCATCGGGCTGTATGTCCTGTTCCTGGGGGATATCATGGTGAAAGACCTGGGAGATCTGCCGGGCGCACGGTTTTTGATGGACAGCTGGATCATGTCGGGACTGCTGGCCGTTACTCCGGTTACCACTTCCCTGGGTGCCATGGGGGTGGTCATTGAGGACAAAAAATATGGAATGTACAAGGATTTTGCAGCTTCGCCCATAAAAAGGAACGTCCTTTATGGTGGATATCTGATCAGCGGGTTCCTGATCAGTTTGATTTTGTCCCTGGTGACCTTTTTCCTGGCCGAGATTTATATTGTAATATATGGGGGGGAGCTTTTGGCGGCTGCTGCTGCAGGGAAGGCGCTGGCCATGATTCTCCTGACCACGGCATCTTCCGGCATCATGATGTTCTATATGGTATCCTGGTTCAAAAGCGTCAATACGTTTTCAGCTGCCAGCACCGTAATCGGTACATTGATGGGGTTCCTTACCGGCATCTATATTCCTGTCGGGGCACTGCCGTCCTCGATACAAACGGTTGTCAAGCTGTTTCCTCCTTCCCATGCGGCGGTTCTTTTTCGCAGAATCATGATGGAGCAGGCAGAAAGAATCACGTTTGCAGGTGCCCCTGCAGAAAATCTGGAGGCATTCCATCTGGAACTGGGAGCAGCCTTTCAGGTGGGGAAAAAGGTCCTGAGCCCAGCTGCAAGCCTGATCTATATTCTGATTTTCTCAGGTCTTTTCCTGATCCTTACAATGATAAAGATTACCAGGAAGGAAAGATAA
- a CDS encoding ABC transporter ATP-binding protein, with product MNHDADRIIEISGLKKSYGAVQAIKGIDFYVEKGSFFAFLGPNGAGKSTTINIIGTLLQPDEGEVFLDGYALGREDDRIRALVGTVFQDHILDDLLTVRENLMIRGSFYGYQKEDLAAAVDDAAESAGVTGYLDRFYGKLSGGQKRRADIARALVHAPKILILDEPTTGLDPQTRQSVWNAIAQLREEKNMTIFLTTHYMEEAEKADYVVVIDKGEIVAKGTPAQLKEQYSMDRLILHAKDAGPVLDILKPFDLPCEVRGDTVFIRLESTMQALPLLDQCRDRIQGFQVVEGNLDDAFIQITGKEIRE from the coding sequence ATGAATCATGACGCGGACAGGATCATTGAAATATCCGGCCTGAAGAAATCCTATGGGGCGGTTCAGGCCATTAAGGGAATCGACTTTTATGTGGAAAAAGGTTCGTTTTTTGCCTTTTTAGGGCCCAACGGGGCAGGGAAGTCCACCACAATCAATATCATCGGAACGTTATTGCAGCCGGATGAGGGGGAAGTATTCCTGGACGGATATGCACTGGGGCGGGAGGACGACAGGATCCGTGCCCTTGTCGGAACGGTCTTTCAGGACCATATACTGGACGATCTGCTGACGGTAAGGGAAAACCTGATGATTCGCGGGAGCTTCTATGGGTATCAAAAAGAAGACCTGGCGGCCGCGGTGGACGATGCGGCGGAAAGTGCCGGGGTGACCGGCTATCTGGATCGTTTCTACGGCAAATTGTCAGGAGGTCAGAAAAGAAGAGCCGATATTGCACGGGCATTGGTACATGCCCCAAAGATTCTGATACTGGATGAGCCTACAACGGGTTTGGATCCGCAGACGCGGCAGAGTGTATGGAATGCCATTGCACAGTTGCGGGAAGAAAAGAATATGACCATCTTCCTTACGACGCACTATATGGAAGAGGCGGAGAAAGCCGATTATGTTGTTGTGATCGACAAGGGGGAAATCGTCGCCAAAGGGACTCCCGCTCAGTTGAAAGAACAATACAGCATGGATCGGCTGATCCTGCATGCGAAGGATGCGGGTCCTGTCCTGGATATTCTAAAGCCTTTCGATTTGCCCTGTGAGGTACGTGGGGATACGGTTTTCATCCGGCTGGAGTCCACCATGCAGGCATTGCCCCTGCTGGATCAATGCAGGGACAGGATACAGGGATTTCAGGTGGTGGAAGGGAACCTGGATGATGCATTTATTCAGATTACCGGAAAGGAGATACGGGAATGA
- a CDS encoding spermidine/putrescine ABC transporter substrate-binding protein: MISSFAGCAGGSGGKGSRKSITVYNWGDYIDESVTKDFEKKYGIHVTYETFATNEDMYVKLKAGGIHYDVIFPSDYMVARLIREGMLQKIDLKKIPNYKYIGEEYKDLAYDPDNEYSVPYMWGTVGILYNTTMVKEPVDSWDILWDRKYKKNIFMLDSQRDSIAVALKKLGYSLNTRDKMELKAARKELIRQKPLVLSYLGDEVKDKMISGEAAMAVVWSGDAVYTMKENPHLAYAVPKEGTNLWYDAMCIPKSSKNRKEAEAFINYMNDPDIALRNTEYIGYSTPNTGAFEKLDEETKSDATAYPDNQSLKDSEVFEDLSDIISTYNRIWDEIKAAQ, translated from the coding sequence ATGATATCTAGCTTTGCCGGATGTGCCGGCGGTTCGGGCGGGAAGGGCAGCAGGAAGTCCATTACCGTCTATAACTGGGGGGACTATATCGATGAGTCCGTAACAAAGGATTTTGAGAAGAAATACGGAATTCATGTCACCTATGAGACCTTTGCCACCAACGAGGACATGTATGTAAAGCTGAAGGCCGGAGGGATTCACTATGACGTCATTTTCCCCTCCGATTATATGGTGGCCCGGCTGATCCGGGAAGGTATGCTTCAGAAGATTGATCTGAAAAAGATTCCGAATTACAAATATATCGGAGAGGAATATAAAGATCTGGCGTATGACCCGGATAATGAGTATTCCGTTCCTTATATGTGGGGAACGGTGGGAATCCTTTACAACACGACCATGGTAAAGGAACCGGTGGACAGCTGGGACATTCTCTGGGACAGGAAATATAAAAAGAATATCTTTATGCTGGACAGTCAGCGGGATTCCATAGCGGTTGCCCTGAAAAAGCTTGGATACTCCCTGAACACAAGGGATAAAATGGAACTGAAGGCAGCCCGGAAGGAATTGATCCGGCAGAAGCCCCTGGTCCTGTCCTATCTGGGTGATGAGGTCAAGGACAAGATGATATCCGGAGAAGCAGCGATGGCGGTGGTCTGGTCCGGGGATGCCGTTTATACGATGAAGGAGAATCCGCATCTGGCCTATGCGGTTCCGAAGGAAGGCACCAATTTGTGGTACGACGCCATGTGTATCCCAAAGTCCAGTAAAAACAGGAAGGAAGCCGAGGCTTTCATCAATTATATGAACGATCCGGATATTGCCCTCCGGAATACGGAATATATCGGCTACTCCACGCCCAACACCGGTGCCTTTGAGAAACTGGACGAAGAGACAAAAAGCGATGCGACGGCTTATCCTGATAATCAGTCCCTGAAAGACAGCGAGGTATTTGAGGACTTAAGTGATATCATCAGTACCTATAACCGTATCTGGGATGAAATCAAGGCGGCCCAATAA
- a CDS encoding ABC transporter permease: MVSRFLKKFYVSLIFAFLYVPILVLILFSFNASKSRAHWGGFTLKWYVELFQDQQILSALKYTILIAVLSSAIATLIGLAASIGIFSMRKAPQEILLNLNYLPVLNPDIVTGISLMALYIFTRMPLGFVTMLLSHITFNIPYVILSILPKLKQMNRHLYEAAQDLGATPVVALRKVILPEIMPGVVAGFLLAFTLSLDDFVISFFTTGSGVSNLSILIYSMARRGISPKINALSTLMFSSVLLLLLLVNWLTSRENPERRNKIGKNKENGSYLTDTGHDI; encoded by the coding sequence GTGGTGAGCCGCTTTTTGAAGAAATTCTATGTGAGTCTGATCTTTGCATTCCTTTATGTGCCGATTCTGGTATTGATTCTGTTCTCGTTCAATGCCTCAAAGTCCAGGGCGCATTGGGGAGGCTTCACCTTAAAATGGTATGTGGAACTGTTTCAGGATCAGCAGATACTGTCTGCCCTGAAGTATACGATTCTGATCGCAGTATTGTCCTCTGCCATTGCCACATTGATCGGACTGGCAGCTTCCATCGGGATATTCAGCATGAGAAAGGCACCGCAGGAGATTCTGCTGAATCTGAATTATCTTCCCGTGCTGAATCCGGATATTGTGACCGGTATCTCCCTTATGGCACTGTATATTTTCACCAGAATGCCTCTGGGATTTGTGACCATGTTGCTGTCCCATATTACCTTCAACATCCCCTATGTGATCCTGTCCATATTGCCGAAGCTGAAGCAGATGAACCGGCACCTGTATGAGGCAGCACAGGATCTGGGAGCTACACCTGTGGTGGCTCTCCGAAAGGTGATTCTGCCGGAGATCATGCCGGGAGTGGTGGCGGGTTTCCTGCTGGCGTTTACCCTCTCCCTGGATGATTTCGTCATCAGTTTTTTCACGACAGGCAGCGGAGTTTCCAACCTGTCCATTTTGATCTATTCCATGGCAAGACGGGGGATCAGCCCCAAAATCAATGCATTGTCCACTTTGATGTTTTCCAGTGTGCTGCTGCTTTTGCTTCTGGTCAACTGGCTGACATCCAGGGAAAATCCGGAAAGGAGGAATAAGATTGGGAAAAACAAGGAAAATGGTTCTTATCTTACTGACACTGGTCATGATATCTAG
- a CDS encoding ABC transporter permease, translating to MKQRWMAYPYIVWMILFIVVPLALVVFYSVTVQSGAGIRFTMENFRRCLDPIYIKVLIRSVVLALISTGVCLLLGYPVAWILSGKEYSKKKILYLLIVLPMWMNFLLRTYSWMTLLERNGVINFLLTRLHLPPLHILYTDGAVVLGMVYNFLPFMILPIYSVLSKLDGSMIEAAQDLGGDAFTVFRRIILPLSLPGVVSGITMVFMPAVTTFVISRLLGGGQFMLIGNLIEQQFLSSGDWGFGSALSVIMMLLILLSMGIMQRHEQESEGGVLW from the coding sequence ATGAAGCAGCGTTGGATGGCATATCCGTACATTGTATGGATGATCCTGTTTATCGTTGTTCCCCTGGCACTGGTCGTGTTCTACAGTGTGACGGTTCAATCGGGAGCCGGCATCCGGTTCACCATGGAAAATTTTCGCCGCTGTCTGGATCCCATTTATATCAAAGTGCTGATCCGCTCTGTTGTACTGGCGCTGATCAGCACAGGGGTCTGTCTCTTGCTTGGCTATCCTGTTGCCTGGATTCTGTCCGGAAAGGAATACAGCAAAAAGAAGATCCTGTATCTTTTGATTGTGCTTCCCATGTGGATGAATTTTCTGCTGCGGACCTATTCCTGGATGACTCTGCTGGAGCGCAACGGGGTCATCAATTTCCTGCTGACCCGGCTTCATCTGCCGCCTCTCCATATTCTCTACACAGATGGCGCAGTTGTTCTGGGGATGGTCTATAATTTTCTTCCATTTATGATCCTGCCCATTTATTCGGTTCTGTCCAAACTGGATGGCAGTATGATTGAGGCGGCTCAGGATCTGGGCGGGGATGCCTTTACCGTATTCCGGCGGATTATCCTGCCGTTGAGTCTGCCGGGCGTGGTTTCCGGGATTACCATGGTCTTCATGCCGGCAGTGACCACTTTTGTTATTTCCAGGCTGCTGGGAGGCGGACAGTTCATGCTGATCGGCAATTTAATTGAGCAGCAGTTCCTGTCTTCCGGGGATTGGGGCTTTGGATCCGCCTTGTCGGTTATCATGATGCTGCTCATCCTTTTGAGTATGGGGATTATGCAGCGGCATGAGCAGGAGAGCGAAGGAGGTGTGCTGTGGTGA